Genomic segment of Candidatus Eisenbacteria bacterium:
GAGCGGACCATGGCACTCGGGCAGTCCATGGCGGCCAACATGGACTTGAATGGTGACGGCGCCGTGGACGTGGCCGGCGGCAGCTCCGGGCCCTCCGAGGGCCCTACGGCGACCTACGGCTACGTTTACCTGCTCTACGGCATCCCCGGCGCGCTCGACGCGCCGCCGCCGGCTCCGGCGGACGGGCTCGCGCTGTCGCCGCCCTCGCCGAACCCGCTGGTCTCCGGCGGCAGCGCGACCGCGCGCTTCACGCTGCCCCGGGCCGCGCGCGTACGACTGGCGATGTTCGACGCGCACGGCCGCGAGGTGGCCGCCGTGCTCGATCGCGCCCTCGAGGCGGGCACGCACCGCGTGACCTTCCGCGGACTCGATCGCGCGGGCGCGCCGCTGGCGCCGGGGCTCTACTTCCTGGGCCTCGACGTCGAGGGCAGCCGGCGGGCGAGCAGGCTGGCGATCGTGCGCTGAAGCCCGGCCGCGTTCAGCGCGGCTGGGCTTCAGCGCTTCGGCGCCCCCGCCGCGGCCGCGGCCGCACCGCGAACCAGCCGGCCGGGGCCGGAGAAGCGAATTCGGCGATCGTCGGCCCTCGGCGGAGCCGGCGATCGTCACGGCGAGCCGCTTCGCCGGCGAGCCTCCGTGGGAATGCACGGTGTACACTGCGCGGTGCGCAATCCCGTCATGCTCCACGACAACCCCGAGGATCTCCCGAGCCCGCGCCGGTTCCCGCGCAAGTGGCTGGTCAGCGTGTCGGTCCTCACCGGCACGATCATGGCGGTGCTCGATTCGAGCATCGTGAACGTCGCGCTGCCCGACATGTCCGGCACGCTCGGCGCGACGCTCGAAGAAATCACCTGGGCGGTGACCGCCTACATCCTCGCCCAGGTGATCATCATGCCGATCACCGGACTGCTCTCGTCGCGCTTCGGGCGCAAGCGTTTCTACATGGCGAGCGTGCTGACCTTCACGCTCGCGTCCATGGCGTGCGGGCTCGCTCGGGACATGGGCTTCATGGTCGCGTTCCGGATCGCGCAGGGCTTCGGCGGCGGCGTCCTGCTGACCGTCTCGCAGGCGATCCTGCGCGAGACCTTTCCGCCCGAGGAGCAGGGCCTCGCCATGGGCCTCTACGGCTTCGGCGTCGTGCTCGCGCCCGCATTCGGCCCGACGCTCGGCGGCTGGATCACCGACCAGTACTCGTGGCCGTGGATCTTCTACATCAACGTCCCGATCGGGGCGCTCAACCTTCTGCTCGTTTCACGCTTCATCGAGGATCCTCCGTACCTGAAGCGCGACCGCGGCGCGATCGACTGGGCGGGGCTCACGCTGCTGGTGGTGGGACTCGGCGCGTTCCAGCTGATGATCGCCGAAGGCGAACGCGAGGACTGGTTCCAGTCCGCGTTCATCGTCCGGCTCGCCGTGATCGCCGCGGTCGGGCTCGTGCTGTTCGTCTGGCGCGAGCTGACCGCCGAGCGGCCGGCCGTGAACCTGCGCATCCTGGCCAACGTTTCGTTCAGCTCGGCGACCGCGATCGGCGGAGTGCTCGGCTTCGCCCTGTTCGGCAGCCTGTTCCTGCTGCCGATCATGCTGCAGCGCCTGCTCGGCTTCGACGCGATGCAGTCCGGGCTCATCATGATGCCGCGCAGCCTGGCCATGGCGGTGGTGATGCCCCTCTCCGGCCGCTTCTACAACCGTCTCGGGCCGCGGGTGCTGGTCGGGCTGGGGTTGCTGACGGCGTGTTACGGATTCTTCGACATGTCGCGGCTCTCGGTGGACATCGGCTACTGGGATCTGTTCTGGCCGCAGGTCTGGCAGGGCGTCGGCTTCAGCCTGATCTTCGTGGCGCTCAGCACCGCCGCGCTCTCGACGATCTCGCGACCGCGCATGACGGAGGCCACCGGGCTCTACAACGTCGTGCGCCAGGTCACGGGCAGCATCGGAGTCGCCGTAGCCGCGACGATGCTCAGCGCGAGCACGGTGCGTTACCACGCCATGCTGACCGAAAAGGTCGGGCCCGGCAGCGTCGGCGCGCAATGGCTGCGGCAAATGATCGCGCACTTCGTCGGCCAGGGCCGCGATCCCGTTTTGGCGCGTTCTCTCGCCGCGCGCCTGCTCGACGGCGAGATCCTCCGCCAGGCCGCGATGCTGGCCTACAACCACGTGTTCGCCTTGATCTCGCTCCTGTTCCTTCTGAGCGTGCCGCTCGTGCTGCTGCTCCGTCACGGCAAGCAGGAGGGCGACGGGGAAGTTCTCATCGAAGGCGGATAGCCGGCCCGGCGGGTCCGCGCGGGTTCGCGCGCCCCGCTCCGAACCGCACGCGAAGCCCCGGGGGCTCCTCTTGCCGCGCGGATCGAGCGCTGACGAGATTCGGCGGATCCTCCCAGGAGCTCCGCAATCGGGCCGTGCGAATCATCCGCTGACGCGAGCCACCACCGCTCCTATCAACCCTGTCGCGCCACACGCCTCAGCGCGATCCACCCTCGCCGCACCTTCCCGCCGCCCGCCCGGCCACGGTCCCGCTCGACCACGCCCACTGGAAGTTGAATGCCAAGACGCCCAAAGCGCCACACGTCGACCGATCCAGCAAGTTGTTGTCCATCGGGACTATATGCGTCAATCATGCTACCGGACGGAACCTGTACCGACCCGTGGCCGCCGACAGAACTAGCACAAAAGTGACACAGCACTGCGGCACCCGGAGACAGCTACCAACCCCCGCGCCTGCGCATGTGAGCGACGCTCCTCGGTGTCACGACGTGGCGCGACGAACCGTTGCTCAGGCTCGCGGTGTCACTCGCGGTGGGTTCTCCTCACCACGGGACTTCAGCGTCGGACCGGAACGCCCATGTTGCGACCCATTCGAGCGAAGCGTACTTCAGGTGCAGCCTGAGCCAGCGGGTCGACCGTGTGATCGTGGCGTCCATGGAGCGGACGTCCCTCTTTGCAAAGCGAGCCCGATGCTCGGCGATGGTGATCGGGCGGCCACCGTACGGCTCGTAGCGAGAGGGATGACGAAACCGAGCGTCGCGTACCCAGGGTGGGGCGTAGTAGTCGTTCACACGCCTCAACCGCTCGCCGCGAACCACGTCCACGACCGGGCCACGCAGCATTTCGATCGGGTACCACACGCGCCCACGATCGTCCTCAAGCCAGACGGATGCGCTCGGACCAAGCCGCGTGAGGTCAGATACCCCTGGGAAGTCGATCACGCGAAGGTCGATCCGGAAGAGCAGGGACGTATCCTGGCCGGCACGGATCGCCGCCATGCGGTGCTCGCACTCCTCCGAACTCAGGTGCCGGGCGAGGCGGTCGCGCTCGAGGTCGGCACTCTCACACTCCAGCACCATGAGGGTCGCACTCGAGGCCGGAGCAAGCGCATGAGTGCTCCCCAACACTTGGACCCAGGGGACGGACCACTGGTCGTATGACCACTGCATCAGCCCGGCACCGCTGGTGTCCGAGGACGCTGAAGCATTGACCGAGGTGCTACGCATCTGCCCCTCAGCAGCTGCGCAGGGAGCCACTACGGCGACCGCGGCGACAACCGTCCACAACCTGAACTGCGTTCCCATGGATTCCGCCCACTCGAAGTCCTTTGGGCAGTTGTTCGCCCGCAGGGCTGCACGGACTACCCAGCAGGGCCAGGACGACGAGGCCATCGCTCGGGGGAAGGCTGACGTCCGCCGTCGCCTGTCCCTGCTGGTAACGGGAGCGCCTCGGGGGCAGGCGCCCCACCTAGCGTGTGATGAGCATCTACCTCATCCCCCGACGCGGGTTGCGCTAGTGATGCCCGGAGTGGCCGTCATCAGTGACAGTCTGGAAGTGAGCGACCATGTCCCCAGACGCGGTCATCGTCCCTCCGGACATCATCCCGCCCATGCTGCTCATCATCTCGAGCATCGAGCGGTCCATTTGCATCATGTAGCGGGTCTGGACCCGCATGAGGGTGTCAGGCATGAAGGTGCAGAGCGTGCCCGCTTCGTTCCATGAAAACGTCCCCGCCGTCGCATGGTAGGTATCCATGTGCCCGAGCATGGTCGGATCGTTCATGACGGCGTCCATCGACCCGTGGGCCGGCATGGAAGCATCTGGGCATGCACCGCTCATGTCGGCCTCACTCACGAGGTGGAAGCCGCTCTCAACCGCACTCCGGTCCACGGCGACCCCAAAGTCGAGCGACACGCCGGCATCGAGCCGCACGGCCGTCGCGCCATCCGCTGGGATCACCTTCAGTACGGCTGCGGGCGCTGGCTGCATCATGCTGGTGCTGGGCTTCGAACATCCCGTGAGCGCACCAAGGAGCAGTGTGAAGACAACGAGTCGAGTGAGCATTGATCCTCCTGAAATCCGGCCGTGGCACGGCGTGTTGGGCGTTGGGCTGAGTCCTTGAAGGGCCGGCGGAGAACCCGGAGCGACGAACCACCCGGTGCACCAGGCAAGTGTTCGTTCCACGGTCCCCCGATGGCCTCGCATCACTTTGCTACCGAGTACTTCCCGTCGTCCCACCGAACGACCTCCCGAATCCCTCCAAAGGTGTTGAAGTAGACGAGGCGCAGCCCGGATTCCCCGGGGCAGATCTCCTGGGCGGAAGCTGCGCGGATCTTCAGGAGTGGAAACAGCCTCGTCCGGAAATACTCCAGGGCGGCCTCCGCCCTTTCGAGCGGTCGAAGCGCCCCGAAATACCTGGTGCTCTGATCGCCGTAGATGGAGACCACGACCTTCCCGGCCAAGCGGTCATACGAACACGTGATCACAGCGTCGATGCCCTGGGCCTCGACTCTGGCGGCAGGCAGATTCGACATCATCACGATCGCGGCCATCTCCCCGGCAACGATCGGGTACTCGCTCGAGAGCCGTACCGGCTGCCGGCCGACTGAGTCGGGGGGTGATTGGGCGCCGCTGCTTGTCGCGATGCACACCAACGCGACGACTGCGATCCAAGTGCTCGGGCGTTTCATGACCAACTCCTTCGGAAACTCGCAAGAGGAGGCCGGGGATGGCCCACGCCACTCGAGGTGGCGTCGGTCGCCCATGGCACTCGTGCGCTCATGATCCGGCGCCTCCTTCGACCATCGCTTCCAGGCTGGTTCTCAGTTCGGCCGTGGCCGCTTCGGGAGACACAGGGTTCGAGTAGAACCCGGTGCCCACCTCGAAGCCGGCCACCTGTGCCGGGCGTGGCAGGACGGCGATGTGCCAGTGGAAGTCCTGGTCGAGCGTGGTCCAGTAGCCCGGCCGACTGTCTCGATTGGGACCGCTGTAGAGGAAGAGGTTGAATGCAGGTTCGGGCAGCGTCGCCTCCAACGATCGCAGGAGCATCTTGAGCAGGCCCGCCAGATCCAGCAGGACGTTGGAATCCGCGGTTTCAAAATCCGGCGAATGCTCTCTCGGCAGGATCCAGCACTCGAACGGATGGCGGGAGGCAAACGGCGCGATCGCGACGAAGTACTCGGATGTCGCAATGACGCGCCGCCCGTCTTCGAGCTCCTCCCGCAGGATGTCGCAGAACACGCAGCGCTCCTTGAGACGGAAGTGCGACCGCGCGCCGTCGAGGATTTCCTTTAAAGCCTTGGGGGTAACCGGGAGCCCGATGATCTGGGAGTGGGAGTGGCTCGGAAGGGTCGCCCCAGCCATGACGCCCTGGTTCTTGAAGACGAACACCGCGCGGATGCGGAGATCCCGCTTCAGGTCCGCGATGCGCGCCGCCCACGCGGCAAGAACGAGCGCGATGCGGCCCCGAGACAACTCGGAGAGCCGGTCTTCGTGCTCGGGAGTCTCGATCACGATTTCGTGGGCGCCCGTACCGGAGGCGGCGTCGTACATGCGCTCCGCCCTGCGCGTGAGCGGTTCCTCGATACGAAGCGCGGGACGCAAGTTGGCGACTACCCGGACCTCCCAGCCGGGCAGGTTTGGACTTCGTCCCGACGGGCCCCACACGGCAATCTCGGGCGGGGTCAGCGACTCATTCCCAGCGCAGAACGGACACGCCCCCGTTTCCACGGGACGCACCTGCCAGGGGTCCTCGAGCACGACCCACCGGCCTGTACACGGATCCTTGCGAAGAGCACTCATCCCGCCCCTCCTTCCGCCCCCACACGCTTCAACTCACGCCTCCGAGCGCTTTGCCTATTTCCGGACTGCCAAGCCGACGCCGGCCCTTTCCATCGAGGCCACGAGCTGCTTCACCATCGGGTCGATCTGTCTCTCCGGCGTATCGGACTTGGGGAAACTCGAGCGCGTTAGACCGGACCAGAGCAGCTTGCCGTCCGAGACGCGGTAGAGACGGGTCTCCATGTCGATGACGCGGGTTTCGATCAACTGGGTCTGATTGCGCGAATAGCGGGACCAGCTCTGGCCGCGGGAGGAGGCAAACTGTCCAGCCGGCCGGTAGTAGCTCCGCACGGTCTCGTCATCCATCACCTTGGTGACGAGGATTCCGTCGCAGTGCCCCTTGTGGACCTCCATGTCTACCCTCGCGCTATCGAGCAGGTTGTCGCCAACCATGGCGTAGCTGGCCTCTCCCTCGACCCCGCGGTCTCTAAGGGCGTCGGCGAAACGATCCTCAAAGACACGCCTCGGGTCGCCCGTACGCGTCGCGTGAATGACCATCACGTGGCGGATGGGCTCCGTCCCGGCCCCGGGCTCGTGCCACGTTCCGCGGAGCTTGGTCCCCGCGGCACAGCCGGTGACCGCCATCAGCCCGACGACAAGAAGACTCCCGACCACCAATGCCGGACCCTTCACGTGCCTCTCCTTCTGGCTTCCACCGGGGTTGGCGCCGTTTTCGACGGGCAGCCTCGCCGGCGCTGCGCTGAATCCGATCATGATCCGGCTGTGACAGGGTGAAACGCGCTGAAAACGAACGGATGCACCGAGCAAGGCAAGTAATCGGATGCAGAGCACCTGACGGAACCGGTACTCGCCCGTGCCGGCACCAAACACGCGCGTGAGGCTCTCCTCGAGATCGGGCAACGCCTCTCCCAGCGAGAAGACCCCAAGTTCGACAGTCGGCGCGGTACCGGCCGCCGCAGCGATTCTCACCTCCAGCCAGCCCGGTGGTGGCACGCTGTCGAGCAATCCAAAGATCAGCGCGCGCACGCTGAACGCGACCGCGCGCCGGTCCGCTTCGACGGCGCAGGATTTCGGGTGATCGATCAGGATGGCCCTTTGCCCGTCCTGCCGGGCGCCGGCGACATCCCGGATGATTCGCTCCAGCAGCGGAGTCAGATCGACGCGCTCATGCCGCGGCTCCGAAATGCGCGCGATCTCGGCGAGATCGTTGAGCAGATGCCGGGCCCGGGCGGCCTCCTCCCGGATCACCTGACCAGCGAACACGACGCCGCTCCTGCCACCGGTCCCGAACGCTGCAATCAGGGACTCCGCCTGCCCCTCGATCGCAGCCAGCGGCCCCTCCGTCTGCGCCATCAGCGCAAGGCCGGTCTCGCCCAGGGCGGCGAGCCTGCCCTGCTCCGCCGCCTGCGCCCGCGCCCGTCGGCTCGCGTCGGCATAGCCGCCGACGAGCCCGCCGATCAGGAGCAGAAGGACGAGTTCGACGGCGGAATCCATCACCCGCGAATCCGCTCGCGCGAGCTGCCGAAGGTGCGGGAGGTAGCCGATCACGGCGAATGCCGCGATCCCGATCCCTCCCCTGCTACCCGCCGCCATCGCGGCCAGGATGACGGGCAGATAGAAGAGCCGCCGCAGCGCGTCATGCACGCCGAGCTGGTGCAGCGCAGCCGTGTAGTGCATCACCAGGATCAACGCGACTGCGGCTGCACAGAGCGCCACGATCTCGACTTTGCGATGTTCGAGTGGAGCGGAAGGAGAGACCCGCTCCGCCAGATTCGCCATGTCGTGCTTCATTGGGTAGCCCTCCTCCTGACGGACTCGAACCGAAGAATCGCCAAGGACTAGATGGCTCGACGCTGCCGGCCTCAGTCGCGCCGGGCGTCCCTTCGCACGAGGGCCATGCCGCATTTGGGACAGTCTCCGGGCGTGGAAGCCGTGACGTCGGCGTGCATCGGACAGACGTAGGTGGCCAATGGGGCACTGGGAACAGCGGGCGAACCGTTCCCACCCGTCACGGCGGGAGCCGGAGCCGCGAGCTGCCCCGACGCCATCGCACGCCATTCCGGAATCGCCGCCATCCGCTTGATCAGGCTCTCCATGAAGGCCTGGTCTTCGAGCAGCGCGTCGGCGAGAAGCGCTCGACCGGTCTCGTCGGCGAGCACTTGATCGATGCTCTTGCGCAGCTTCTTCTCGGAGGCTGTCGGCTTCGGGGCACGGGACGTCTGCATCGCGCCGTGATTGTGACCCCCGCCGCCCCCACCTCCCATCATTCCGCACTGCGCGCGAGCCGGAGACGGCCCCACCACCACGACCACCAGCCAGGCACCCAGGATCCCTGCCGCCACTGAACGAAGATTCGGTACTCGCATCGGTACTCTCCCTCCTTCGCGTGGGCGCGCCCTCCGGCGGCCCGCGACACATGAGAACCATGTTGAGTCAGCTACCCGATTCGAACCCTTCAACTCTTCAGACTGCTCAGACCGTCGTCGCGGGCGCCGCAGGGCCCGTCACCGCGGCCGTGCCCTTCGCGTGCGCGTCCAGCAGCGCCCACCCCGGCGATGCGGGACCGTCGCTCACTTCCTTTCGCCGCCACAGGTAGTAGATCGCCGGATAGACGAGCAGTTCGAGCAGGAACGAGGTAACGAGGCCCCCGACCATCGGCGCGGCGATACGCTTCATGAGGTCCGAGCCGGTCTCCGTGGACCACATGATCGGCAGCAGGCCCATGAACGCAGCCGCCACGGTCATGGCCTTCGGGCGGACGCGCTTCACGGCACCGTGGATGATCGCCTCGACGAGATCGCCTGCGGTGTGCAGGTGACCGCGCGCCTTGGCTTCGTCGTGAGACAGGTCGAGGAACAACAGCATGAACACGCCCGTCTCCGCATCGAGACCCGCCAGCGCGATCATGCCGACCCAGACCGCGATGGAGATGTTGTAGTGCAGCAGGTACAACAGCCAGATAGCGCCAATCAGAGAGAACGGCACGGCGAGCATGACGATGCTCGACTTGAACGTCGATTTGGTGTTCATGTAGAGCAGACCGAAGATCAGCAGGAGCGTGAGGGGAATGACGAGCTTCATGCGTTCCTTCACGCGCAGCATGTTCTCGTACTGCCCGCTCCACGAGACCGCATAGCCGGTCGGCAGCTTCACGTTCGCCGCAACGGCCTGCTTGGCGCGCTCGACGTAGCGTCCGACGTCGGTCTTGGACACGTCGAAGTCGACATAGACGTAGCCTGTGAGCAGCCCGTTCTCGTCGCGGATCATCGACGGGCCTTCGACCAGGCGCACGTCCGCGATTTCGGACATGGGAATCTGCCCGCGTCCGCTTGGGAGCGGCAGGAGCACCCGCTTCAGGGCTTCCTGATCCTCGCGATAGTCTCTCGCGTAACGAACGTTCACGCCGTAGCGCTCACGCCCTTCGACGGTGGTCGTCTGATTGTCCCCGCCCACCGCGGTCATGACCATCATGTTCGCGTCGTCCACGGAGAGGCCGTATCGCGAGAGATGATCGCGATCGAGCACGAAGTCGACGAAGTAGCCGCCTGCGACGCGCTCGGCGTAGACGCTGCGGGTTCCCGGAACCTTTTGCAGGGCGGACTCGATCTCGATTGCAGTCTTCTGGATGACCTGCAGATCCGCCCCACTCACTTTGATCCCGACCGGCGTGCGAATGCCGGTCGACAACATGTCGAGCCGCGCCTTGATGGGCATCGTCCACGCGTTGCTGATGCCGGGGAGCTGGAGTGCCGAGTTCATCTCGTCGACCAGTTGCTCCTCGGTGATGCGGTCCCGCCAGAAGGGCCGAAGGCCCTTCTTGAGCCATTCCGGCGCCCAGCTCGAATACCAGCGGGGCTGTTCGCGCCATTCGGATTCCGGCTTGAGCAGGATCGTCGTCTCCATCATCGAGAAGGGGGCCGGATCCGTGGGCGTATCCGCGCGACCCGCCTTGCCGAAGATGGTCGCGACCTCCGGGAACGTGAGCAGGAGCTTGTCCTGAACCTGCAGCGCCTTCTGCGCCTCGGCGACCGACATGCCCGGCTGGACAGCCGAGGGCATGTAGAGCAGCGAGCCCTCGCGCAACGGCGGCATGAACTCGGAGCCGAGCGATAGGTAGATGGGTACGGTCGAGACGACGAGCAACAGGCTGGCGATCACCGTCGCCTTCGCATGGCGGACGACGAACCGGCACGGTCGCTCGTAGATCCGGTGCAGGAGCCGGCTGATGGGATGCCGCTCCTCCGAGTAGTAGCGGCCAACCAGGAGCTGCGTGGCGAGCCACGACAGCCACCGCGGCCGGAACGTGTACGGCTCGATGCGCGCGAAGAGCATCCGTGTGGCGGGATTGAAGGTGATCGCCAACACCGCCGCGATCGCCATCGCGAGGTTCTTCGAGTATGCCAGCGGCTTGAACAGGCGGCCTTCCTGGTCCACCAGCGTGAAGACCGGCATGAACGCAACCGCGATGACGAGCAGCGAGAAGAAGACCGACGGACCCACCTCGAGTAACGCCGAGAGCCGGACTTCGTGGAAGTCGCCCTTCATCCCGTCGGCTTGCCAGTGATGGATCTTGTTGTAGGCGTTCTCAACCTCGATGATCGCGCCGTCCACCAGCACGCCGATCGAGATGGCGATGCCCGCCATGGACAACAGGTTCGCGTTGAGTCCCATCATGTACATGGGGATGAACGCCAGGGCGACGCTGATGGGAATGGTGAGGATGGGGACCGTGGCCGAAGGGATGTGCCAGAGGAAGAGCAGGATGACCAGGGAGACGATGACCACTTCCTCGATGATCTTGTTCTTCACCGTGTGGATCGCACGCCCGATGAGCTCGGAGCGGTCGTAGGTGGTCACAACCTCCACGCCGGGTGGAAGCGATGGCTTGAGCTCCTGGAGCTTCGCCTTGACGCGTTTGATGACGTTCAGGGCGTTCTCGCCCTGCCGCATCACAACGATGCCGCCGACCACGTCGCCTTCGCCGTTGTAGTCGGCGATGCCGCGCCGCATCTCGGGCCCGAGCGCCACCGTGGCGACGTCCTTCACCTGGATGGGCGTGCCCTTCTCGGTCTTGAGCACGAGCTTCTCGAGGTCGCTCACCGACTTCACGTAGCCGCGGCCGCGAACCATGTACTCGCGGCCCGAGATCTCGACGAGACGCCCGCCCACGTCGTTGTTGCCCTTGCGTACGGCCGTGACTACCGCGTCGAGTGGCAGCCCGTACGCCGCGAGGCTCGCGGGGTTCACGGTGATCTGGTACTGGCGTACCTGACCGCCGACCGTCGCCACCTCGGAGACGCCGGGCACGCTCTGCACCGCGTAGCGCATGAACCAGTCCTGGTAACTACGGAGCTCGTCGGTCGAGTGCCGCCCGGAACGGTCGACGAGCGCGTACTGGAAGACCCATCCGACGCTCGTCGCGTCGGGTCCGAGTTCGGTCGTCACGCCCGCGGGGAGGCGCGACGAGATCTTGGAGAGGTACTCGAGCACGCGCGTGCGGGCCCAGTAGATGTCCGTCCCGTCCTGGAACACGACGTAGACGAAGCTGTAGCCGAAGTCCGAGAAGCCTCGGATGGCCTTGACCTTCGGCGCACCGAGCAGCGAGGTGATGATCGGATAGGTGACCTGGTCCTCGATGATGTCCGGGCTGCGGTCCCAGCGTGAGTAGACGATCACCTGGGTGTCGGAGAGGTCCGGCAACGCGTCGAGCGGGATGTTCTTCATCGTCCACACCGAGATCACCAGCGCCACCAGCGTCGCGGCGATGACCAGGTAGCGGTTCTCGGCGGAGAATCGGATGATCTTCTGGATCATGGCTTCTTCTCCGTCATGGCCGCGAGGGAGGCACGCAGCTGTGACTCGGAATCCACGAGGAAGTTGGCTCGCGTCACCACCTGCTCCCCTGCCTTCAGCCCGCTCTTCACCTCCACCTCGCTGCCGTTGCGCGCGCCGAGCTGTACTTCGCGGGGCGAGAACTTGCCCTCGCCCAGCGCGATGAAGACAACGTCCTTCGTTCCGGAGCGGATCACGGCATCCGCAGGGACGCGCAGGCCCGTGCGGTCGCGGCCCTCGAGCACGACGTCGCCATACATCTCCGGCTTCAACTCCAGCCCGCGATTCGCGAAGTGCATGTGGACCTTTGCCGTTCGCGTTGCCGGGTCGAGCAGCGGATCGATGAAGGCGACGTTTCCACGGAAGCTGCGGCCCGGGTAGGTCTTGACGGTCAGGACGGCAGGCATGCCGACATGAACCGATCCGAGATCGCTCTCGTAGGCGTCGGCCATGACCCAGACTTCGCTGAGGTCGGTGATCTCGTAGGGCGTGTCACCCACGTTGACGCTGGCCCCCTGCACCACATTCTTGGCCGTGACGACACCGCTGATCGGCGATACGAACGTCAGCGCCCGCGACGGAGTGCGCGTCTGTTCGAGCCGGTGAATCTCCTCGGCCGGCACGTCCCACAACTCGAGCTTGCGCCGCGCCCCCTCCACGAGCGCCGCGCCGCTGTTATCTGTCGAGCCTGCCTTGTTCAACGCGTCCCGCGTCTGCAGGGCGAGGACATACTCGTTCTCGGCGGCGAGCAACGAAGGGCTGTAGAGTGAGAAGAGCGGCTGGCCGCGGCGCACCGGCCTTCCCACGAAATCGACGAACATCTTCTCGATGTAGCCCTCCACCTTGATGTTCGTCTTGCGGACCCGAGTCGGGTCGACTTCGACCCTCCCGACGGTGCCCCAACTGCCCGAGACCGACCCGCGCGTCACGGGAGCAACGTGCAGTCCGATCAGTTGCTGCCGCGCCGGATCGATTGTCACGGTGGCCAGCCCGTCCACCGACGGCCCCCCGCCCTGCGCGTCGTCCTGGTAGACCGGGACGTAGTCCATTCCCATCTCGTCCTTGCGGGGTGTGGGCGACGTTTGGCTGGGATTCATGGGCGAGCGATAGAAGAGGATCTTGCGCTCGGCTTTGCCCGCGACGGCCGCCTCTTTGGCCTGTCCTTTCACTTCGACCAGCTTCATCCCGCAGATGGGACAATCGCCCGGATGGTCCGACGTGAT
This window contains:
- a CDS encoding efflux RND transporter periplasmic adaptor subunit translates to MVKLVAVAIVLLVAGVILGVGVTWMAMQKHGAAPVGTSASVEKPLYQCPMHPTITSDHPGDCPICGMKLVEVKGQAKEAAVAGKAERKILFYRSPMNPSQTSPTPRKDEMGMDYVPVYQDDAQGGGPSVDGLATVTIDPARQQLIGLHVAPVTRGSVSGSWGTVGRVEVDPTRVRKTNIKVEGYIEKMFVDFVGRPVRRGQPLFSLYSPSLLAAENEYVLALQTRDALNKAGSTDNSGAALVEGARRKLELWDVPAEEIHRLEQTRTPSRALTFVSPISGVVTAKNVVQGASVNVGDTPYEITDLSEVWVMADAYESDLGSVHVGMPAVLTVKTYPGRSFRGNVAFIDPLLDPATRTAKVHMHFANRGLELKPEMYGDVVLEGRDRTGLRVPADAVIRSGTKDVVFIALGEGKFSPREVQLGARNGSEVEVKSGLKAGEQVVTRANFLVDSESQLRASLAAMTEKKP